A part of Carettochelys insculpta isolate YL-2023 chromosome 1, ASM3395843v1, whole genome shotgun sequence genomic DNA contains:
- the NMS gene encoding neuromedin-S: protein MLRTWQNGQRLCPAGRNRWLKMKGRPSPFPLIFGLYCFWALQFASGFPQPGSPAMDAPDIPKSELEMCFSEWTELSDQLQISSKVMDLCNAIFNGMQIDEESNKDIYKRFLFHYSRVQQQTYPLKTGSSPMHPLIRLSSKLSERRMKRFLSPESQIAAAEFTKKDSAGIMGWPFFLFRPRNGRTIKDAGD, encoded by the exons ATGCTCCGAACCTGGCAGAACGGCCAAAGGCTGTGCCCAGCTGGAAGGAACCGGTGGCTGAAAATGAAAGGGCGtccttcccccttccctttgATCTTCGGTCTCTACTGCTTCTGGGCGCTACAGTTCGCCTCAG GGTTTCCTCAGCCTGGCTCTCCTGCTATGGATGCTCCAGACATCCCTAAAAGTGAG CTGGAAATGTGTTTCAGTGAGTGGACAGAACTGTCTGATCAACTCCAG ATCTCCAGTAAGGTAATGGATCTTTGTAATGCCATTTTTAATGGCATGCAGATAGATGAG GAAAGCAATAAGGACATATATAAAAG gtttttaTTTCACTACTCCAGAGTTCAACAACAAACATATCCACTTAAAACTGGG TCTTCCCCTATGCATCCTTTAATACGCCTTTCTTCAAAGCTCTCTGAGAGAAGAATGAAAAGATTCCTTAGTCCA GAATCACAAATTGCTGCTGCAGAGTTTACAAAGAAG GACAGTGCTGGTATCATGGGATGGCCTTTTTTTCTCTTCAGG CCTAGAAATGGAAGAACTATCAAAGATGCTGGCGACTAG